The Oreochromis niloticus isolate F11D_XX linkage group LG13, O_niloticus_UMD_NMBU, whole genome shotgun sequence genome has a window encoding:
- the mtrf1l gene encoding peptide chain release factor 1-like, mitochondrial isoform X1: MNISATSTCKMAYRRLLNLLPRGKESAYNLWIPRFQKPPYVLNQTVENRAKRTLYTSTPLMMKLLSVDEIFARKSLQEHLRKTEAEYSECLQAISGNLVEEQCSEDELKAKRTKVSLLAPLIQTIRELDTKQKEIAETETLLKDEDPCLRELAEVERAGCLEDIQTLRQKILDLLIPEEEIDLSDLVLEVTAGVGGQEAMLFTAEVFDMYQGFAHHHGWSFDILEHTTSELGGLRHASASISGPQSYKRMKFEAGVHRVQRVPKTEKQGRMHTSTMTVAVLPQPTEISFTINPKDLRIDTKRASGAGGQHVNTTDSAVRIVHLPTGVVAECQQERSQLKNREKAMKSLRAKLYSMKLEEETSKRYNQRKIQIGTKGRSEKIRTYNFSQDRITDHRIGMTLHDLKSFLLGEDLLDEMNSSLQEFSSQEILMELLGENSQDSS; encoded by the exons TGAATATTTCAGCCACATCTACATGTAAAATGGCTTACAGAAGACTTCTAAACCTTCTGCCCAGAGGAAAAGAGTCTGCCTATAATCTATGGATACCTCGCTTTCAAAAACCACCATATGTCTTAAACCAAACTGTTGAAAATAGAGCTAAAAGAACTCTTTACACCAGCACGCCACTGATGATGAAGTTGTTGTCAGTGGATGAGATTTTTGCCAGGAAGTCTCTGCAGGAGCACCTAAGGAAGACTGAGGCAGAGTACAGTGAATGTTTACAAGCCATCAGTGGCAATTTGGTAGAGGAGCAGTGCAGTGAGGATGAACTGAAGGCCAAGAGGACCAAAGTGTCCCTGCTGGCTCCTCTTATCCAGACCATCAGAGAGCTGGACACCAAGCAAAAAGAGATTGCAGAGACTGAGACGCTTCTGAAAG ATGAAGACCCATGTTTGCGGGAACTGGCAGAGGTGGAGAGAGCAGGCTGTTTGGAAGATATTCAAACTCTTAGACAAAAG ATTCTGGATCTATTGATTCCAGAGGAGGAGATTGATCTGAGTGACCTCGTCCTGGAGGTCACCGCTGGCGTTGGTGGTCAAGAAGCCATGCTGTTCACTGCTGAG GTGTTTGACATGTACCAGGGCTTTGCTCATCACCACGGCTGGTCCTTTGACATCCTGGAGCACACAACCAGTGAGCTAG GTGGACTACGTCACGCCTCAGCTAGTATCAGCGGCCCTCAGAGCTACAAAAGGATGAAGTTTGAGGCAGGAGTTCATCGCGTTCAGAGGGTTCccaagactgaaaaacagggcCGGATGCACACCAGCACCATGACTGTGGCTGTGCTGCCCCAGCCCACTGAG ATCTCTTTCACAATAAACCCAAAGGACCTCAGGATAGACACTAAGAGGGCGAGTGGAGCTGGAGGTCAACATGTCAACACCACAGACAGCGCTGTCAGGATAGTTCATCTTCCTACAG gtGTGGTTGCGGAATGCCAGCAGGAGCGGTCCCAACTGAAGAACAGGGAGAAAGCCATGAAGTCCCTGAGAGCAAAACTGTACAGCATGAAGCTGGAAGAGGAGACCAGCAAACGCTACAACCAGCGGAAAATACAG ATCGGCACTAAAGGACGCTCAGAGAAGATTCGGACCTACAACTTTTCCCAAGATCGCATAACAGACCACCGGATTGGCATGACTCTGCACGATTTAAAAAGCTTCCTGCTGGGAGAGGATCTTCTGGACGAGATGAACTCCTCACTTCAGGAGTTTTCCAGCCAGGAGATTCTCATGGAACTGCTGGGAGAAAACAGTCAGGACAGCTCATGA
- the mtrf1l gene encoding peptide chain release factor 1-like, mitochondrial isoform X2, whose product MAYRRLLNLLPRGKESAYNLWIPRFQKPPYVLNQTVENRAKRTLYTSTPLMMKLLSVDEIFARKSLQEHLRKTEAEYSECLQAISGNLVEEQCSEDELKAKRTKVSLLAPLIQTIRELDTKQKEIAETETLLKDEDPCLRELAEVERAGCLEDIQTLRQKILDLLIPEEEIDLSDLVLEVTAGVGGQEAMLFTAEVFDMYQGFAHHHGWSFDILEHTTSELGGLRHASASISGPQSYKRMKFEAGVHRVQRVPKTEKQGRMHTSTMTVAVLPQPTEISFTINPKDLRIDTKRASGAGGQHVNTTDSAVRIVHLPTGVVAECQQERSQLKNREKAMKSLRAKLYSMKLEEETSKRYNQRKIQIGTKGRSEKIRTYNFSQDRITDHRIGMTLHDLKSFLLGEDLLDEMNSSLQEFSSQEILMELLGENSQDSS is encoded by the exons ATGGCTTACAGAAGACTTCTAAACCTTCTGCCCAGAGGAAAAGAGTCTGCCTATAATCTATGGATACCTCGCTTTCAAAAACCACCATATGTCTTAAACCAAACTGTTGAAAATAGAGCTAAAAGAACTCTTTACACCAGCACGCCACTGATGATGAAGTTGTTGTCAGTGGATGAGATTTTTGCCAGGAAGTCTCTGCAGGAGCACCTAAGGAAGACTGAGGCAGAGTACAGTGAATGTTTACAAGCCATCAGTGGCAATTTGGTAGAGGAGCAGTGCAGTGAGGATGAACTGAAGGCCAAGAGGACCAAAGTGTCCCTGCTGGCTCCTCTTATCCAGACCATCAGAGAGCTGGACACCAAGCAAAAAGAGATTGCAGAGACTGAGACGCTTCTGAAAG ATGAAGACCCATGTTTGCGGGAACTGGCAGAGGTGGAGAGAGCAGGCTGTTTGGAAGATATTCAAACTCTTAGACAAAAG ATTCTGGATCTATTGATTCCAGAGGAGGAGATTGATCTGAGTGACCTCGTCCTGGAGGTCACCGCTGGCGTTGGTGGTCAAGAAGCCATGCTGTTCACTGCTGAG GTGTTTGACATGTACCAGGGCTTTGCTCATCACCACGGCTGGTCCTTTGACATCCTGGAGCACACAACCAGTGAGCTAG GTGGACTACGTCACGCCTCAGCTAGTATCAGCGGCCCTCAGAGCTACAAAAGGATGAAGTTTGAGGCAGGAGTTCATCGCGTTCAGAGGGTTCccaagactgaaaaacagggcCGGATGCACACCAGCACCATGACTGTGGCTGTGCTGCCCCAGCCCACTGAG ATCTCTTTCACAATAAACCCAAAGGACCTCAGGATAGACACTAAGAGGGCGAGTGGAGCTGGAGGTCAACATGTCAACACCACAGACAGCGCTGTCAGGATAGTTCATCTTCCTACAG gtGTGGTTGCGGAATGCCAGCAGGAGCGGTCCCAACTGAAGAACAGGGAGAAAGCCATGAAGTCCCTGAGAGCAAAACTGTACAGCATGAAGCTGGAAGAGGAGACCAGCAAACGCTACAACCAGCGGAAAATACAG ATCGGCACTAAAGGACGCTCAGAGAAGATTCGGACCTACAACTTTTCCCAAGATCGCATAACAGACCACCGGATTGGCATGACTCTGCACGATTTAAAAAGCTTCCTGCTGGGAGAGGATCTTCTGGACGAGATGAACTCCTCACTTCAGGAGTTTTCCAGCCAGGAGATTCTCATGGAACTGCTGGGAGAAAACAGTCAGGACAGCTCATGA
- the mtrf1l gene encoding peptide chain release factor 1-like, mitochondrial isoform X3, with product MLFTAEVFDMYQGFAHHHGWSFDILEHTTSELGGLRHASASISGPQSYKRMKFEAGVHRVQRVPKTEKQGRMHTSTMTVAVLPQPTEISFTINPKDLRIDTKRASGAGGQHVNTTDSAVRIVHLPTGVVAECQQERSQLKNREKAMKSLRAKLYSMKLEEETSKRYNQRKIQIGTKGRSEKIRTYNFSQDRITDHRIGMTLHDLKSFLLGEDLLDEMNSSLQEFSSQEILMELLGENSQDSS from the exons ATGCTGTTCACTGCTGAG GTGTTTGACATGTACCAGGGCTTTGCTCATCACCACGGCTGGTCCTTTGACATCCTGGAGCACACAACCAGTGAGCTAG GTGGACTACGTCACGCCTCAGCTAGTATCAGCGGCCCTCAGAGCTACAAAAGGATGAAGTTTGAGGCAGGAGTTCATCGCGTTCAGAGGGTTCccaagactgaaaaacagggcCGGATGCACACCAGCACCATGACTGTGGCTGTGCTGCCCCAGCCCACTGAG ATCTCTTTCACAATAAACCCAAAGGACCTCAGGATAGACACTAAGAGGGCGAGTGGAGCTGGAGGTCAACATGTCAACACCACAGACAGCGCTGTCAGGATAGTTCATCTTCCTACAG gtGTGGTTGCGGAATGCCAGCAGGAGCGGTCCCAACTGAAGAACAGGGAGAAAGCCATGAAGTCCCTGAGAGCAAAACTGTACAGCATGAAGCTGGAAGAGGAGACCAGCAAACGCTACAACCAGCGGAAAATACAG ATCGGCACTAAAGGACGCTCAGAGAAGATTCGGACCTACAACTTTTCCCAAGATCGCATAACAGACCACCGGATTGGCATGACTCTGCACGATTTAAAAAGCTTCCTGCTGGGAGAGGATCTTCTGGACGAGATGAACTCCTCACTTCAGGAGTTTTCCAGCCAGGAGATTCTCATGGAACTGCTGGGAGAAAACAGTCAGGACAGCTCATGA